From one Amaranthus tricolor cultivar Red isolate AtriRed21 chromosome 17, ASM2621246v1, whole genome shotgun sequence genomic stretch:
- the LOC130804494 gene encoding plant cysteine oxidase 1-like isoform X1 → MKMEGGLVEHRREIVRGINGKVIKKKKEIKRRLCSSSSSSSSNTLRMEREVPSVTLQQLYNCCKYVFKGRGIVPPPQDVRNLCNIMDLLKPEDFRLSKDLPFFMSGNCVKGNPRVTYTTVCKCQNFSMVLFFLPASAVIPLHNHPEMTVFSKLLLGEMHIKAYDWAHPIDVECEKQPSSMRLARLKADDVFTAPCNSSVLYPTSGGNIHQFTAITPCAVLDVLGPPYSKEDGRDCSYYKEIPFTLKDEELAELKDDGYSYGWLEEIEIPESSKMDGIVYLGPRPQTNDTTC, encoded by the exons ATGAAAATGGAAGGTGGTTTGGTTGAGCATAGGAGAGAAATTGTAAGGGGTATTAATGGTAAAGTtatcaagaagaaaaaggagaTCAAGAGAAGATtgtgttcttcttcttcttcttcttcatctaatACCTTAAGAATGGAGAGGGAAGTTCCGTCAGTAACATTGCAACAACTTTATAATTGttgcaaatatgtttttaaaggTCGTGGGATTGTTCCTCCTCCTCAAGATGTTCGAAATCTTTGCAACATTATGG ATCTTTTGAAACCTGAAGATTTTCGACTGAGTAAGGATCTTCCGTTTTTCATGTCTGGAAATTGCGTCAAAGGAAATCCAAGGGTCACTTACACCACAGTCTGCAAGTGCCAGAATTTTTCC ATGGTGCTATTCTTTCTACCAGCATCGGCCGTCATTCCCCTCCACAATCACCCAGAAATGACTGTTTTCAGCAAACTGCTTTTAGGTGAAATGCatattaaagcatatgactGGGCTCATCCGATAGATGTGGAATGTGAAAAACAGCCTTCTTCGA TGAGGCTAGCAAGATTGAAAGCTGACGATGTCTTCACTGCTCCATGTAACTCATCAGTCCTGTATCCTACCTCGGGGGGCAATATCCATCAGTTCACAGCCATAACACCTTGTGCCGTTCTGGATGTCCTTGGACCACCGTACTCAAAAGAAGATGGTCGGGACTGTAGTTATTACAAAGAAATACCCTTCACTTTGAAAG ATGAAGAATTAGCAGAGCTAAAAGATGACGGGTACTCATATGGATGGTTAGAAGAGATAGAAATACCAGAAAGCTCGAAAATGGACGGGATAGTGTATTTAGGTCCTCGTCCTCAGACTAACGACACTACCTGCTAA
- the LOC130804494 gene encoding plant cysteine oxidase 1-like isoform X2 produces MKMEGGLVEHRREIVRGINGKVIKKKKEIKRRLCSSSSSSSSNTLRMEREVPSVTLQQLYNCCKYVFKGRGIVPPPQDVRNLCNIMDLLKPEDFRLSKDLPFFMSGNCVKGNPRVTYTTVCKCQNFSMVLFFLPASAVIPLHNHPEMTVFSKLLLGEMHIKAYDWAHPIDVECEKQPSSMRLARLKADDVFTAPCNSSVLYPTSGGNIHQFTAITPCAVLDVLGPPYSKEDGRDCSYYKEIPFTLKGGTPDCIFLAISVFFGWTVFLVE; encoded by the exons ATGAAAATGGAAGGTGGTTTGGTTGAGCATAGGAGAGAAATTGTAAGGGGTATTAATGGTAAAGTtatcaagaagaaaaaggagaTCAAGAGAAGATtgtgttcttcttcttcttcttcttcatctaatACCTTAAGAATGGAGAGGGAAGTTCCGTCAGTAACATTGCAACAACTTTATAATTGttgcaaatatgtttttaaaggTCGTGGGATTGTTCCTCCTCCTCAAGATGTTCGAAATCTTTGCAACATTATGG ATCTTTTGAAACCTGAAGATTTTCGACTGAGTAAGGATCTTCCGTTTTTCATGTCTGGAAATTGCGTCAAAGGAAATCCAAGGGTCACTTACACCACAGTCTGCAAGTGCCAGAATTTTTCC ATGGTGCTATTCTTTCTACCAGCATCGGCCGTCATTCCCCTCCACAATCACCCAGAAATGACTGTTTTCAGCAAACTGCTTTTAGGTGAAATGCatattaaagcatatgactGGGCTCATCCGATAGATGTGGAATGTGAAAAACAGCCTTCTTCGA TGAGGCTAGCAAGATTGAAAGCTGACGATGTCTTCACTGCTCCATGTAACTCATCAGTCCTGTATCCTACCTCGGGGGGCAATATCCATCAGTTCACAGCCATAACACCTTGTGCCGTTCTGGATGTCCTTGGACCACCGTACTCAAAAGAAGATGGTCGGGACTGTAGTTATTACAAAGAAATACCCTTCACTTTGAAAG GCGGCACCCCTGATTGCATTTTCCTTGCCATTTCTGTCTTCTTCGGCTGGACTGTTTTTCTTGTTGAATAA